The following proteins are co-located in the Microvirga ossetica genome:
- a CDS encoding Fur family transcriptional regulator — translation MASTHHHHGLEDLNETQKRVHRILCSAQNPLSAYEVLDKMRGKGAVTPPTVYRSLDKLIEKGLAHRLESLNAYVACKHPHQEHDMAAFAICESCGLVREFTDPHISERLSHWGDDNAFHAKKVTVEIRGLCDLCTKQA, via the coding sequence ATGGCTTCCACGCATCATCACCACGGCCTCGAGGACCTGAACGAGACCCAGAAGCGGGTCCACCGGATCCTGTGCTCGGCGCAGAATCCGCTCTCGGCCTATGAGGTGCTCGACAAGATGCGGGGCAAGGGCGCTGTGACGCCGCCCACGGTATATCGCTCCCTTGACAAGCTGATCGAGAAGGGCCTCGCCCACCGGCTCGAGAGCCTGAACGCCTATGTGGCCTGCAAGCACCCCCACCAGGAGCACGACATGGCCGCCTTCGCCATCTGCGAGAGTTGCGGCCTCGTGCGGGAATTCACGGATCCGCATATCAGCGAGCGGCTGTCCCATTGGGGCGACGACAATGCCTTTCATGCCAAGAAGGTGACCGTCGAGATCAGGGGCCTTTGCGACCTCTGCACCAAGCAGGCTTAG
- a CDS encoding Fur family transcriptional regulator, whose protein sequence is MSTKALRKEEEENLLRRADDLCRQNNLRLTPIRERVYRELVQSGGPVGAYDLVDRLSSEKKRLAPVTIYRALDFLRDAGLVHRLATQNSYVISHGQPDVNAMKIMFVDSKTGETIEVHSTEVAEAVRKAAEQAGFRSVSPFMEVEGEIAH, encoded by the coding sequence ATGAGCACCAAAGCCCTCAGGAAAGAAGAAGAGGAAAACCTCCTCCGTCGTGCAGACGATCTGTGCCGGCAGAACAATCTCAGGCTCACGCCGATTCGCGAGCGCGTCTATCGCGAGCTGGTCCAGAGCGGCGGTCCCGTCGGGGCCTACGATCTGGTCGACCGCCTGAGCAGCGAGAAGAAGCGCCTGGCTCCGGTGACGATCTACCGCGCGCTCGACTTCCTGCGCGATGCAGGCCTCGTCCACCGTCTGGCGACCCAGAACTCCTACGTCATCTCCCACGGCCAGCCGGACGTGAACGCGATGAAGATCATGTTCGTCGATTCGAAGACGGGCGAGACCATCGAAGTTCATTCGACCGAGGTCGCGGAAGCCGTGCGCAAGGCCGCCGAGCAGGCCGGCTTCCGGTCCGTGTCGCCGTTCATGGAAGTCGAGGGCGAGATCGCCCACTAG